From the Chloroflexia bacterium SDU3-3 genome, one window contains:
- a CDS encoding LysR family transcriptional regulator — protein sequence MNLHLVRLFAAVAAEQSFSRAAERLYISQPAISKGIQELERQLDAKLIDRSASPIGLTEAGRLLQRYAAQIFAAERGAERALAQLHNLERGHLTIGASSTIGIYMLPALLGTYHQRHPGVELVLDIGNTQQILDRLTSMPLDMAFVEGPVDAEGVATRPWRSDTLVAIAAPAHPLAVLPRVTLAQIQGAPFIVREHGSGTREVTEAALREHHVEIQIAMELGSTEAIKQAVMARLGIAIVSEATVSAELESGRLVVLDVEGLRIQRMLSTLHVAGRPASRALEAFELLLDEV from the coding sequence CGCCGAGCGGCTCTATATCAGTCAGCCCGCCATCTCCAAGGGCATCCAGGAGCTGGAGCGCCAGCTTGACGCCAAGCTGATCGACCGCAGCGCTAGCCCGATCGGCCTGACCGAGGCGGGGCGGCTGCTGCAGCGCTACGCCGCGCAGATCTTCGCCGCCGAGCGCGGGGCCGAGCGCGCCCTGGCCCAACTGCACAACCTGGAGCGCGGCCACCTGACCATCGGAGCCAGCAGCACGATCGGCATCTATATGCTGCCCGCGCTGCTGGGCACCTACCACCAGCGCCACCCCGGCGTCGAGCTAGTGCTCGACATCGGCAACACCCAGCAGATCCTCGACCGCCTCACTAGCATGCCGCTGGACATGGCCTTTGTCGAGGGGCCGGTCGATGCCGAGGGCGTGGCCACGCGGCCCTGGCGCAGCGATACGCTGGTGGCGATCGCCGCGCCCGCGCACCCACTGGCCGTCCTGCCTAGGGTCACACTGGCGCAGATCCAGGGCGCCCCGTTCATCGTGCGCGAGCATGGCTCGGGCACCCGCGAGGTGACCGAGGCCGCGCTGCGCGAGCACCACGTGGAGATCCAGATCGCCATGGAGCTGGGCAGCACCGAGGCGATCAAGCAGGCGGTGATGGCCCGCCTGGGCATTGCTATCGTCTCCGAGGCCACCGTGAGCGCCGAGCTAGAGAGCGGGCGGCTGGTGGTGCTGGATGTGGAGGGCCTGCGCATCCAGCGCATGCTCAGCACGTTGCATGTGGCCGGTCGGCCCGCCAGCCGTGCGCTGGAGGCATTCGAATTGCTTCTGGATGAGGTGTAG
- a CDS encoding single-stranded DNA-binding protein, which yields MNTIKGTTNRVELIGWLGMDPEQRFLPSGVAVCNFRVATKRYAGRMESGERIVETDWLPVEVWERQAELCGQFLHKGSRVRVVGHLETQSWEDKKTGERRFKLLVRAEDVLFLDAKPEAQQAAEAAEDLSQDSVEDLPF from the coding sequence ATGAACACCATCAAGGGCACGACAAACCGGGTTGAGCTGATCGGTTGGCTGGGGATGGACCCCGAGCAGCGGTTCCTGCCATCGGGCGTTGCGGTCTGCAACTTCCGAGTCGCAACCAAGCGCTACGCCGGGCGCATGGAGTCTGGTGAGCGGATCGTGGAGACGGATTGGTTGCCGGTCGAGGTTTGGGAGCGTCAGGCAGAGCTGTGTGGCCAGTTTTTGCACAAGGGCAGCCGCGTCCGGGTGGTCGGGCATCTTGAGACGCAGTCGTGGGAAGACAAGAAGACCGGCGAGCGGCGCTTTAAGCTGTTGGTCCGCGCCGAAGACGTGCTCTTCCTCGATGCGAAGCCGGAGGCACAGCAGGCCGCCGAGGCGGCGGAGGATCTTTCCCAGGACTCGGTCGAGGATCTTCCGTTCTAG